A part of Aquaspirillum sp. LM1 genomic DNA contains:
- a CDS encoding S8 family serine peptidase — MSARPHFAHSSPFSPTDSDAPTFRSPLQDCAVSADSSELAALRGGWASAVPSIRFAPTTPSTPTVVSPTLPSTLSVAADQQTVVILDTGLSSSVDNLIYQYDFYANDSNASSTATHGSIVASQVLAASSDTNIVMLKVAADGSDTISLSAVDAALDWVAKYASTLNIAAVNLSFGANSAVNRATSTTLSDEFATLDALDVAVVVAAGNAGVKNGVTSLASDSHVIAVSASDGSGNFASFSNRDADLTDLVADGVDISANGEDVSGTSFSAPLVAGAIAEVKDVFYTTYGRELSVDESLLLLQATANAMNTSGEVAGTSSAAGSGYVELDLAEALAAIGNLTELQLIGLTPFPA, encoded by the coding sequence ATGTCTGCCCGCCCGCATTTTGCTCACTCGTCGCCCTTCTCCCCAACAGACAGCGATGCCCCCACCTTCCGCTCACCGTTACAAGACTGTGCCGTGTCTGCCGACAGCAGCGAGCTGGCCGCGTTGCGCGGCGGATGGGCAAGCGCGGTGCCAAGCATCCGCTTTGCACCCACCACCCCGAGCACGCCCACCGTGGTGTCGCCCACCCTGCCCAGCACGCTCAGCGTGGCAGCAGACCAGCAAACCGTGGTGATTCTGGACACCGGCCTCAGCAGCAGTGTGGATAATCTGATTTATCAGTACGACTTTTACGCCAACGACAGCAATGCCAGCAGCACGGCCACCCATGGCTCGATTGTCGCATCCCAGGTGCTGGCGGCCAGCAGCGACACCAATATCGTCATGCTCAAGGTGGCTGCCGATGGGTCGGACACCATCAGCCTGAGCGCGGTGGACGCTGCGCTGGACTGGGTGGCCAAGTACGCCAGCACGCTGAATATTGCCGCCGTCAACCTCAGCTTTGGTGCCAACAGCGCGGTGAACCGCGCCACCAGCACCACGCTATCGGATGAGTTTGCCACCCTGGATGCGCTGGATGTGGCAGTGGTGGTGGCCGCTGGCAATGCCGGCGTGAAAAACGGGGTAACCTCGCTGGCGTCGGACAGCCATGTGATTGCTGTTTCGGCATCGGATGGCAGCGGAAATTTTGCGTCTTTTTCCAACCGCGATGCCGACCTGACCGACCTGGTGGCCGATGGCGTGGATATCAGCGCCAACGGAGAAGACGTGTCCGGCACCAGCTTTAGCGCACCGCTGGTGGCGGGTGCCATTGCCGAAGTCAAGGATGTGTTTTACACCACGTATGGCCGTGAACTGAGCGTGGATGAATCGCTGTTGCTGCTGCAGGCTACCGCCAATGCGATGAACACCAGCGGTGAAGTGGCCGGCACCAGCAGCGCCGCCGGCAGCGGCTATGTGGAGCTGGATCTGGCCGAAGCGCTGGCGGCAATTGGCAATCTGACCGAGCTGCAATTAATTGGCTTGACACCCTTCCCCGCTTAA
- a CDS encoding transposase: MKDCPATQWLTDSPSQTLQQSLKDLERAYSNFFAKRAAFPRFKKKGKGDSFRYPQGCKLDQANDRIFLPKLGWLRYRNSREVLGAIKNVTVSLHAGLPCRKGCSPASNSATCAASPGRAG, from the coding sequence GTGAAAGATTGCCCGGCGACGCAATGGCTCACAGACTCGCCATCGCAAACCTTGCAGCAGTCACTCAAGGACCTGGAACGCGCCTACAGCAACTTCTTCGCCAAACGGGCGGCGTTTCCCCGTTTCAAGAAGAAGGGTAAAGGCGACAGCTTCCGCTATCCGCAAGGCTGCAAGCTCGATCAGGCGAATGATCGCATCTTCCTGCCGAAACTCGGCTGGCTGCGCTACCGCAACAGCCGCGAGGTGTTGGGTGCGATCAAGAACGTCACCGTCAGCCTGCATGCGGGTTTGCCGTGCCGCAAAGGATGCTCACCGGCGAGCAACAGCGCAACATGCGCCGCTTCGCCGGGTCGTGCAGGGTGA
- a CDS encoding co-chaperone YbbN has product MAVIELTADTFNDAVLPGQTVIVDFWAPWCGPCRSFAPTFEAASAKHADVVFAKVNTEVEQQLAGELNIRSIPTLMVFREQILLFNQAGALSAGQLDALLQQVAELDMDAVRAEIAEQEASAS; this is encoded by the coding sequence ATGGCCGTTATCGAACTGACTGCAGACACTTTCAACGACGCGGTCCTGCCCGGCCAAACCGTGATTGTGGACTTCTGGGCACCATGGTGCGGCCCGTGCCGCAGTTTTGCCCCCACCTTTGAAGCCGCATCGGCCAAGCATGCCGATGTGGTGTTTGCCAAGGTGAATACCGAGGTGGAGCAGCAACTGGCCGGCGAGCTGAATATCCGCTCGATTCCCACCCTGATGGTGTTCCGCGAGCAGATTCTGCTGTTCAACCAGGCCGGGGCGTTGTCAGCCGGGCAGCTGGATGCGCTGCTGCAACAGGTAGCCGAGCTGGATATGGACGCCGTGCGTGCCGAGATTGCCGAGCAGGAAGCCAGCGCCAGCTGA
- a CDS encoding multidrug effflux MFS transporter, which yields MTPIPQTRSGHFGLALMLAALATLGPFSIDTFLPAMPAIGASLGASQVAMQQALTVYLFCYGLMMLWHGAISDALGRKPVIVASTLVFTLASVGCALAQTLPQLLIFRALQGLSGGAGLIVGRAVIRDRLDGAAAQRLMSHVTMLFSLSPAIAPVVGGWLFGAFGWHSIFIFMALIGGVLTMVAWLGLAESHPVSRRQPLQARALLANYRQVGGRREFQLLALAVACNFSGFFLYIPSAPVFLMRHLGLNAHEFIYMFGPAVSGIMLGAFLSGRLAGRYSARQMVSLGYGLMACAALLNLGYCLFWPPALPWSVLPLAIYTVGMSLVAPTITLFLMDFFPSLRGTTSSMQGFTQTMFSSVVAGAITPLLWDSPLTLALGMCVFLACGYLLLRGFRVEHARQRAKSSAG from the coding sequence ATGACCCCCATACCCCAAACCCGCTCCGGCCACTTTGGCCTGGCCCTGATGCTGGCTGCGCTGGCCACGCTCGGGCCGTTTTCGATTGATACCTTTTTGCCGGCCATGCCAGCAATTGGCGCGTCGCTGGGCGCGTCGCAAGTGGCGATGCAGCAGGCACTGACCGTGTATCTGTTCTGCTACGGGCTGATGATGCTCTGGCACGGCGCCATTTCCGATGCACTGGGGCGCAAGCCGGTGATTGTGGCGTCCACCCTGGTATTCACTCTGGCGTCGGTTGGCTGCGCGCTGGCGCAAACCTTGCCGCAGCTGCTGATTTTTCGCGCCTTACAGGGCTTGTCCGGCGGGGCCGGGCTGATTGTGGGCCGGGCGGTGATCCGCGACCGGCTGGATGGCGCGGCGGCGCAGCGGCTGATGTCGCATGTGACCATGCTGTTTTCGCTCTCGCCCGCCATTGCCCCGGTGGTGGGCGGCTGGCTGTTTGGCGCGTTTGGCTGGCACTCGATCTTTATTTTCATGGCGCTGATTGGCGGCGTGCTCACCATGGTGGCCTGGCTGGGTCTGGCCGAAAGCCACCCAGTCAGCCGCCGCCAGCCGCTGCAAGCCAGGGCCTTGCTGGCCAATTACCGACAGGTGGGGGGCCGGCGCGAGTTTCAGTTGCTCGCGCTGGCGGTGGCGTGCAATTTCAGCGGGTTTTTTCTGTATATCCCGTCGGCCCCGGTGTTTTTGATGCGCCATCTCGGCCTGAACGCGCATGAGTTCATCTATATGTTTGGCCCGGCGGTCAGCGGCATCATGCTTGGGGCGTTCTTGTCCGGGCGGCTGGCGGGCCGCTATTCGGCCAGGCAAATGGTGTCGCTGGGGTACGGCCTGATGGCCTGTGCAGCGCTGCTGAACCTGGGCTACTGCCTGTTCTGGCCGCCGGCGCTGCCGTGGAGCGTGCTGCCGCTGGCGATTTATACTGTAGGCATGTCGCTGGTGGCCCCCACCATCACCCTGTTTCTGATGGATTTCTTTCCCAGCCTGCGCGGCACCACCTCGTCGATGCAGGGCTTTACCCAGACCATGTTTTCCAGCGTGGTGGCCGGAGCCATCACCCCACTGCTGTGGGATTCGCCGCTGACCCTGGCGCTGGGCATGTGTGTGTTTCTGGCTTGCGGGTACCTGCTGCTGCGCGGGTTTCGCGTGGAACACGCCCGCCAGCGCGCCAAGTCATCCGCCGGATAG
- a CDS encoding EamA family transporter: MPLSAWALVLSGALCHALWNLAAKQVAGGAPFVWLYGLVSLAGLLPLALWQARDLTWSGPMLLAVLASAGLHSLYSLVLQRGYQRGAFSVVYPLARGSGPLLAVLGAIALLQEWPSAQGWGGIGALIGGIALLSQGGIAPADRARQRAGVGWGLATGACIAAYTVVDGLAIKALAMPPLVFYGFSLLARSLLLAPLAWRQPAQLRRQASQHAGAIVRVGVLSPLAYALVLFALQQAPLSYVAPVREVSMLLATWLGARYLGETLTPARLMGALLMLLGVSLLAGASLSGG, encoded by the coding sequence ATGCCACTCTCCGCCTGGGCGCTGGTGTTGTCTGGCGCGTTGTGCCATGCCTTATGGAACCTGGCCGCCAAACAGGTGGCCGGCGGCGCGCCGTTTGTCTGGCTGTATGGCCTGGTCAGTCTGGCCGGGCTGCTGCCGCTGGCGCTCTGGCAAGCACGCGACCTGACATGGTCGGGGCCGATGCTGCTGGCGGTGCTGGCCAGTGCCGGGCTGCACAGTTTGTATTCGCTGGTGTTGCAGCGCGGCTATCAGCGTGGGGCGTTTTCCGTGGTCTACCCGCTGGCGCGCGGCAGCGGGCCGCTGCTGGCGGTGCTGGGTGCAATTGCCCTGCTGCAGGAATGGCCCAGCGCGCAGGGCTGGGGTGGAATTGGCGCGCTGATTGGCGGCATTGCCCTGCTCAGCCAAGGCGGCATCGCGCCGGCAGACCGCGCCCGTCAGCGCGCCGGGGTGGGCTGGGGGCTGGCCACTGGCGCGTGCATTGCCGCGTACACCGTGGTGGATGGCCTGGCCATCAAGGCACTGGCGATGCCGCCGCTGGTGTTTTACGGCTTCAGCCTGCTGGCGCGCAGCCTGTTGCTGGCCCCACTGGCCTGGCGGCAGCCGGCGCAGCTGCGTCGGCAGGCCAGCCAGCATGCCGGTGCCATTGTGCGGGTGGGGGTGCTGTCGCCGCTGGCGTATGCGCTGGTGCTGTTTGCCCTGCAGCAAGCGCCGCTGAGCTATGTGGCACCGGTGCGCGAAGTGTCGATGCTATTGGCCACCTGGCTGGGCGCGCGTTATCTGGGCGAAACGCTGACCCCAGCGCGGTTGATGGGCGCGCTGCTGATGCTGCTGGGGGTGAGCCTGCTGGCCGGCGCATCGCTATCCGGCGGATGA
- a CDS encoding replication-associated recombination protein A, whose protein sequence is MTDLFHTAPTPPLAEALRPASLDAVVGQQHLIGPGKPLRLAVASRSLHSMILWGPPGVGKTTLARILAHSFDAEFIALSAVFAGVKEIRAAVEQAERALTMHQRRTILFVDEVHRFNKSQQDAFLPYVEAGLLTFIGATTENPSFEVNAALLSRAQVYVLQALSDSELATLLQRAWHKAMVGLTLEDAARDLLVGHADGDARRLLNLLEQTRNAVQASPRQTIDAAFLAEVLTLNARQFDKGGDGFYDQISALHKSVRGSHPDAALYWLTRMLDGGADGRYLARRLVRMAWEDIGLADPRAAEIALNAAETFERLGSPEGELALAQATIYLAVAAKSNAGYKAYNAARAFVASDRSRPVPVHLRNAPTKLMKELGYGHEYRYAHDEPNAYAAGETYLPDGIEKPDWYQPAPRGLEIKITEKLALLRKWDKEVGKK, encoded by the coding sequence ATGACCGACCTGTTCCATACCGCCCCCACCCCGCCGCTGGCCGAAGCCTTGCGCCCGGCCTCGCTGGATGCGGTGGTGGGCCAGCAGCATCTGATAGGCCCCGGCAAGCCGCTGCGGCTGGCGGTGGCCTCGCGCAGCCTGCATTCGATGATCCTGTGGGGGCCGCCGGGGGTGGGCAAGACCACACTGGCGCGGATTCTGGCCCACAGCTTTGACGCGGAGTTCATCGCGCTGTCGGCGGTGTTTGCCGGGGTGAAGGAAATCCGCGCGGCGGTGGAGCAGGCCGAACGGGCGCTGACCATGCACCAGCGGCGCACCATTCTGTTTGTGGATGAAGTGCATCGGTTCAACAAAAGCCAGCAAGATGCCTTTCTGCCCTATGTGGAAGCCGGGCTGCTGACCTTTATCGGTGCCACCACAGAAAACCCGTCGTTTGAAGTCAACGCCGCCTTATTGTCGCGGGCGCAGGTATACGTGCTGCAAGCGCTGTCCGACAGCGAGCTGGCCACCCTGCTGCAGCGCGCCTGGCACAAGGCCATGGTCGGGCTGACGCTGGAGGATGCTGCACGCGACCTGCTGGTGGGCCACGCCGACGGCGACGCCCGCCGGCTGCTCAATCTGCTGGAACAAACCCGCAATGCCGTCCAGGCCAGCCCACGCCAAACCATCGACGCGGCATTTCTGGCCGAGGTGCTGACGCTGAACGCCCGCCAGTTTGACAAGGGGGGTGACGGGTTTTACGACCAGATTTCTGCCCTGCATAAGTCGGTGCGCGGCTCCCATCCGGATGCTGCGCTGTACTGGCTGACCCGCATGCTGGATGGCGGTGCCGATGGCCGCTATCTGGCCCGCCGGCTGGTGCGCATGGCCTGGGAAGATATTGGCCTGGCCGACCCACGCGCCGCCGAGATTGCCCTGAACGCCGCCGAAACCTTTGAACGGCTGGGCAGCCCGGAAGGCGAGCTGGCGCTGGCGCAAGCCACCATTTATCTGGCGGTTGCCGCCAAGAGCAATGCCGGATACAAGGCGTATAATGCCGCCAGAGCGTTTGTCGCCAGCGACCGTTCGCGTCCGGTGCCGGTGCATTTGCGCAATGCGCCGACAAAGCTCATGAAAGAACTGGGTTATGGGCATGAGTACCGATATGCTCATGATGAGCCCAATGCCTATGCAGCGGGTGAAACATACTTACCTGATGGGATAGAAAAACCAGATTGGTATCAGCCAGCACCAAGAGGGTTAGAGATTAAAATTACTGAAAAGCTTGCACTCCTGCGAAAGTGGGATAAAGAAGTTGGTAAGAAATAA
- a CDS encoding Eco29kI family restriction endonuclease has translation MIRQPFDRNKHVYHNAAFVELVKDAIRFFNGTPVHELSPPEKFLGTGVYALYYTGDHPLYTRYKELNRLSYDFPIYVGKAVPGGWRQSRISDSESTQSNELYRRLSEHSRSISSGDGLNLSDFSCRFVIFEREGSDMIGSIEAALIKLNRPLWNSCVDGFGNHDPGSGRYEQARSDWDVIHTGRVWADRLNGVPNSKSDVVANITNHLKKLKK, from the coding sequence ATGATTAGGCAACCGTTTGATAGAAATAAGCATGTTTACCACAACGCTGCTTTCGTTGAATTGGTAAAAGATGCTATTAGGTTTTTTAATGGCACACCAGTTCACGAACTTTCACCACCAGAGAAATTTTTGGGAACAGGTGTTTATGCACTTTACTACACTGGTGATCATCCTCTTTATACGCGTTATAAAGAGCTAAATCGCCTATCGTATGACTTTCCTATCTATGTAGGAAAAGCAGTTCCCGGCGGCTGGCGGCAATCAAGAATTTCAGATTCTGAATCCACACAATCAAACGAGTTGTATCGTCGCTTGAGTGAACACAGCAGAAGCATTTCTTCCGGTGATGGCTTAAACCTTTCAGACTTTTCATGTCGATTTGTAATTTTTGAAAGAGAAGGATCAGACATGATTGGTTCAATTGAGGCTGCACTTATCAAGCTGAATAGACCGCTCTGGAATTCGTGTGTAGATGGTTTTGGCAACCATGATCCAGGTAGTGGTAGATATGAACAAGCTCGTTCAGATTGGGACGTAATTCACACCGGTAGAGTATGGGCTGATCGCTTGAATGGGGTTCCGAATAGCAAGAGTGATGTTGTTGCAAATATTACAAACCATCTGAAGAAACTGAAGAAGTAA
- a CDS encoding DNA cytosine methyltransferase, producing the protein MKSLEIFSGTGGLAKGLEIAGFEHASFVEFNKDACLSLRNNFNPEIIFEGDIADFDLSALAGVDIVAGGPPCQPFSLGGKHKAHQDSRDMFPYAIRCIEHLQPKAFLFENVKGLLRTSFSEYFDYIIQRLTYPHCTISDNENWENHLHRLKKLSYNEYKGINYDVSFKVLNAADYGVPQKRERVVIIGIRSDLKKEWKFPEPTHTEDRLNWDKFVTGEYWERYNIPAQENTTISRVLKNRYGIFPPEEAPWQTVRDALFDVPHPNDKHNIPDHIFKDGARAYPGHTGSEIDQPSKTIKAGGHGVPGGENMIRFEDGSVRYFTTYEAKLIQTFPKDFIVTGAWGEAMRQIGNAVPVKLSEVIAKHLFRLLNE; encoded by the coding sequence GTGAAATCATTAGAGATTTTTTCTGGAACTGGCGGATTAGCCAAGGGACTAGAAATTGCCGGCTTTGAACATGCATCTTTCGTTGAATTTAACAAAGATGCATGCTTATCACTTAGGAATAACTTTAATCCAGAGATTATTTTTGAAGGCGATATTGCAGACTTTGACTTAAGCGCATTAGCGGGCGTGGACATCGTTGCGGGTGGCCCCCCTTGTCAACCATTTTCTTTAGGTGGCAAGCACAAGGCACATCAAGACAGTAGAGATATGTTTCCTTATGCAATCCGCTGCATAGAACATCTTCAACCTAAAGCATTTTTATTTGAAAATGTAAAAGGGCTTTTAAGAACTTCATTTTCTGAATATTTTGACTACATTATTCAACGGTTAACTTACCCCCATTGCACCATCAGTGATAATGAAAACTGGGAAAATCATCTGCATAGACTGAAAAAGTTAAGTTATAATGAATACAAAGGAATTAATTATGATGTTTCGTTTAAAGTTTTAAACGCTGCCGACTATGGCGTGCCACAAAAACGGGAGCGGGTAGTTATTATTGGAATTCGTTCTGATTTAAAGAAAGAATGGAAGTTTCCTGAGCCAACTCACACTGAAGATAGGCTAAATTGGGATAAATTTGTGACTGGTGAGTATTGGGAAAGGTACAATATTCCAGCTCAAGAAAACACTACCATTTCCAGAGTATTGAAAAACAGGTATGGAATTTTTCCACCTGAAGAAGCTCCTTGGCAGACTGTTCGTGATGCTCTGTTTGATGTTCCTCACCCAAATGACAAACACAACATTCCAGATCATATTTTTAAGGATGGTGCTAGAGCCTACCCCGGACATACTGGCAGTGAAATCGATCAGCCCTCTAAGACAATCAAGGCAGGTGGCCACGGAGTCCCCGGTGGTGAGAACATGATTCGCTTTGAAGATGGATCAGTAAGATACTTCACTACTTATGAAGCAAAGTTGATTCAAACCTTCCCAAAGGATTTCATCGTCACAGGTGCATGGGGTGAAGCAATGCGACAGATTGGTAATGCTGTACCAGTCAAGTTATCTGAAGTTATTGCAAAGCACTTATTTAGGCTATTGAATGAATAA
- the serS gene encoding serine--tRNA ligase, which translates to MLDIQLLRNDLPAVAARLAGRGFTLDTDAFAQMEHERKSLQTRTQDLQARRNALSKQVGEAKRKGEDASAIMAEVAGLADELKANETALALLQDRLSALLMTIPNLPHESVPVGRDESDNVEVRRVGEPRAFDFPVKDHVDLGAALGLDFDTAAKLSGSRFAVLKGQMARLHRALAQFMLDTHVSEHGYTEVYVPYMVNADSMRGTGQLPKFEEDLFRVPRGEDTFYLVPTAEVPVTNFMRDELVKADQLPMRYCAHTPCFRSEAGSYGRDTRGMIRQHQFDKVEMVQIVRPEASFDALEALTGHAEAILQKLGLPYRAIVLCTGDMGFGACKTYDLEVWLPAQNTYREISSCSNMGDFQARRMQARFKNEQGKNELVHTLNGSGLAVGRTLVAVLENYQNADGSVTVPEALRPYMGGLELLRP; encoded by the coding sequence ATGCTTGATATTCAACTGCTTCGCAACGACCTGCCTGCCGTGGCCGCCCGCCTGGCTGGCCGGGGCTTTACCCTGGACACCGACGCCTTTGCCCAGATGGAACACGAGCGCAAGTCGCTGCAAACCCGCACGCAAGACCTGCAGGCACGGCGCAATGCGCTGTCCAAGCAGGTGGGCGAAGCCAAGCGCAAGGGCGAAGACGCCTCGGCGATCATGGCCGAAGTGGCCGGTCTGGCCGATGAACTGAAAGCCAACGAAACCGCGCTGGCGCTGCTGCAAGACCGCCTGTCGGCGCTGCTGATGACCATCCCCAACCTGCCGCACGAATCGGTGCCGGTGGGCCGCGATGAAAGCGACAACGTGGAAGTGCGCCGGGTGGGTGAGCCGCGCGCATTTGATTTTCCGGTGAAAGACCATGTTGATCTGGGTGCCGCGCTGGGCCTGGACTTTGACACTGCCGCCAAGCTGTCGGGCAGCCGTTTTGCCGTGCTCAAGGGCCAGATGGCCCGCCTGCACCGCGCGCTGGCGCAGTTCATGCTGGACACCCATGTCAGCGAACACGGCTACACCGAAGTGTATGTGCCGTACATGGTCAACGCCGACTCGATGCGCGGCACCGGCCAGTTGCCCAAGTTCGAGGAAGATCTGTTCCGCGTGCCGCGCGGCGAAGACACCTTTTATCTGGTGCCCACCGCCGAAGTGCCGGTGACCAACTTCATGCGCGACGAACTGGTCAAGGCCGACCAGCTGCCGATGCGCTACTGCGCGCACACCCCGTGCTTTCGCTCGGAAGCCGGCTCGTATGGCCGCGACACCCGTGGCATGATCCGCCAGCATCAGTTTGACAAGGTGGAAATGGTACAGATCGTGCGCCCGGAAGCGTCGTTCGATGCGCTGGAAGCACTGACCGGCCACGCCGAAGCCATCCTGCAAAAGCTCGGCCTGCCCTACCGCGCCATCGTGCTGTGTACTGGCGACATGGGCTTTGGCGCGTGCAAAACCTACGATCTGGAAGTGTGGCTGCCGGCGCAGAACACCTATCGGGAAATCTCCAGTTGCTCGAATATGGGCGACTTCCAGGCCCGGCGCATGCAGGCGCGCTTCAAGAACGAACAGGGCAAGAATGAGCTGGTGCACACCCTGAACGGCTCTGGCCTGGCGGTGGGCCGTACCCTGGTGGCGGTGCTGGAAAACTACCAGAACGCCGACGGTAGCGTGACCGTGCCGGAAGCATTGCGTCCGTATATGGGCGGGCTGGAACTGCTGCGTCCGTAA
- a CDS encoding AAA family ATPase has product MATHDPLAIQDPSSFEKHIGTLFQNSNWEVIVPPANTRGYDLELRRDKLCVAVQIKNYTRKCSFADLEKFKSFLELPLAAKFTHAFFVSASGFSKNVLLDAEASRRERQEQKAQRDALAQQGGQPAPAQDETLPRANASANLVLVNYRNGKLEFPSLESSAAEVPPVERVRYIGVFTCKGGVGKTTTAAHLAGAFALMGHDVVLLDLDPDQNLHKLFRADLDDPGSDASLFVPAMVKGQMGTTITVLSHEQWDKSRQAGHTDLDAKIIICDCSPVLSENLPELIEKFDYCIIPTTLNPLGIAKNANVITRTFAHIRQINQKAEMFCLINSFDVGKAVEKKNDTLLTHLQKEIDHYARHDPKCRLIHPSQAKIRYSSALLYWGYHIIDGSPPQLAFREVAGRSYPRTDFLQLAEYLEEHTDIETLRHRGEA; this is encoded by the coding sequence ATGGCAACCCACGACCCGCTGGCCATTCAAGACCCCAGCTCGTTTGAAAAACACATTGGCACGCTGTTTCAAAACAGCAACTGGGAAGTGATTGTGCCGCCAGCCAATACCCGAGGCTATGATCTGGAGCTGCGCCGGGACAAACTGTGCGTGGCGGTGCAAATCAAGAACTACACGCGCAAATGCAGCTTTGCCGATCTTGAAAAGTTCAAGAGCTTTCTGGAACTGCCCCTCGCCGCCAAGTTCACCCACGCCTTTTTTGTGTCGGCCAGCGGTTTTTCCAAAAACGTGCTGCTCGATGCCGAAGCCAGCCGGCGCGAGCGTCAGGAACAGAAAGCACAGCGTGACGCGCTGGCCCAGCAAGGCGGCCAACCCGCCCCGGCCCAGGATGAAACACTGCCGCGCGCCAATGCCAGCGCCAATCTGGTGCTGGTGAATTACCGCAACGGCAAGCTGGAGTTTCCCTCGCTGGAAAGCAGTGCCGCCGAGGTACCCCCGGTGGAGCGGGTCCGTTATATCGGCGTGTTCACCTGCAAGGGCGGGGTGGGCAAAACCACCACAGCCGCCCATCTGGCGGGTGCCTTTGCCCTGATGGGCCACGATGTGGTGCTGCTCGACCTCGATCCCGACCAGAACCTGCATAAGCTGTTTCGCGCTGATCTTGACGACCCAGGAAGCGATGCCAGCCTGTTTGTGCCGGCCATGGTCAAAGGCCAGATGGGAACGACAATTACCGTACTCAGCCATGAACAGTGGGACAAGTCCCGCCAGGCGGGCCACACCGACCTGGACGCCAAAATCATTATCTGCGACTGCTCGCCAGTGCTGTCTGAAAACCTGCCTGAACTGATTGAAAAATTTGACTACTGCATTATCCCGACCACGCTGAATCCACTGGGGATTGCCAAGAACGCCAATGTGATTACCCGTACCTTTGCGCATATCCGCCAGATCAATCAGAAAGCCGAGATGTTCTGCCTGATCAACAGTTTTGATGTGGGCAAAGCGGTAGAAAAGAAAAACGACACCTTGCTGACCCATCTGCAAAAGGAAATCGACCACTACGCCAGGCACGACCCCAAGTGCCGGCTGATTCATCCATCGCAGGCCAAAATCCGCTACAGCAGCGCCCTGCTGTACTGGGGTTACCACATCATCGACGGCAGCCCGCCGCAGCTGGCGTTTCGCGAAGTGGCCGGGCGCAGCTATCCGCGTACCGATTTCTTGCAACTGGCTGAGTATCTGGAAGAGCACACCGATATTGAAACGCTGCGCCATCGCGGCGAGGCGTAG
- a CDS encoding IS5 family transposase translates to MKTQASFSELEYATKKKVTRRDRFLDEINKVTPWAALVAQIEPFYPKGTGRGRPPIGVARMLRMYIAQQCFGLSDEGIEDAIYDSQAIRGFVGIDLSRESAPDATTLLKFRRLLETHQLTERIFETINALLAAKGLILKEGTVVDATIIAAPSSTKNRSGERDPEMHQTKKGNQWYFGMKAHIGVDAETGIVHTLVTTSANVSDVTQAHALLHGEERLAFGDAGYQGVEKREENRGRRVEWEIAMRAGKRKALPDTPVGRLQERIEQAKARIRAKVEHPFKIIKNLFGMKKVSYRGLAKNTARLHTLFGLANLLTARRRLFALNTQGAS, encoded by the coding sequence ATGAAGACGCAAGCCAGCTTTTCCGAACTGGAATACGCGACAAAGAAGAAGGTCACGCGGCGCGACCGGTTTCTTGACGAAATCAACAAAGTCACGCCATGGGCCGCCTTGGTCGCGCAGATTGAGCCGTTCTACCCGAAAGGAACAGGCCGGGGCCGACCGCCGATTGGCGTAGCGCGGATGCTGCGAATGTACATCGCCCAACAATGCTTCGGACTCTCAGACGAAGGCATCGAAGACGCCATCTATGACAGCCAGGCCATCCGGGGATTTGTTGGCATAGACCTGTCGCGGGAGTCTGCACCAGACGCCACCACCCTGCTCAAGTTCCGCCGCCTGCTGGAAACGCACCAGCTGACCGAGCGCATCTTCGAGACCATCAACGCCCTACTGGCTGCGAAGGGCCTGATCCTCAAGGAAGGCACGGTTGTTGACGCCACCATCATTGCTGCGCCGTCCTCGACCAAAAATCGAAGCGGTGAGCGTGATCCTGAAATGCATCAGACCAAAAAGGGCAACCAGTGGTACTTCGGCATGAAGGCACACATTGGGGTGGATGCTGAAACGGGCATCGTGCATACCCTGGTCACCACGTCAGCCAACGTCAGCGATGTCACCCAGGCGCATGCCTTGCTGCATGGCGAAGAGCGGCTTGCCTTTGGCGATGCAGGCTACCAGGGGGTTGAGAAGCGGGAAGAGAACCGGGGCAGGCGGGTTGAATGGGAAATTGCCATGCGTGCGGGCAAGCGCAAGGCGTTGCCGGATACGCCGGTCGGACGACTGCAGGAGCGGATCGAACAGGCCAAGGCCAGGATCCGGGCCAAGGTTGAACATCCGTTCAAGATCATCAAGAACCTCTTTGGCATGAAGAAGGTGTCCTACCGTGGGCTGGCGAAGAACACGGCGCGGCTGCACACCCTTTTTGGGTTGGCGAATCTGTTGACGGCCAGGCGGCGACTGTTTGCGCTGAACACCCAAGGTGCGTCCTGA